A window from Citrobacter amalonaticus encodes these proteins:
- a CDS encoding hemolysin family protein, whose product MLNSIFIILCLIAVSAFFSISEISLAASRKIKLKLLADEGNLNAQRVLKMQENPGMFFTVVQIGLNAVAILGGIVGDAAFSPAFNSLFSRYMSPELSEQLSFILSFSLVTGMFILFADLTPKRIGMIAPEAVALRIINPMRFCLFVFTPLVWFFNGLANVIFRIFKLPMVRKDDITSDDIYAVVEAGALAGVLRKQEHELIENVFELESRTVPSSMTSRENVIWFDLHEDEQSLKNKVAEHPHSKFLVCNEDIDHIIGYVDSKDLLNRVLANQSMALNSGVQIRNTLIVPDTLTLSEALESFKTAGEDFAVIMNEYALVVGIITLNDVMTTLMGDLVGQGLEEQIVARDENSWLIDGGTPIDDVMRVLDIDEFPQSGNYETIGGFMMFMLRKIPKRTDSVKFSGYKFEVVDIDNYRIDQLLVTRLDSKPSVLVPKLPDVQGDVKA is encoded by the coding sequence ATGTTAAACAGTATTTTCATTATTCTTTGCCTGATCGCTGTGAGTGCGTTCTTCTCGATATCCGAGATCTCACTTGCCGCCTCACGTAAAATTAAGCTCAAACTGCTGGCCGATGAAGGCAATCTCAATGCGCAACGCGTGTTGAAAATGCAGGAAAACCCGGGGATGTTCTTCACGGTGGTGCAAATCGGTCTGAACGCGGTCGCCATTCTTGGCGGTATCGTCGGTGACGCCGCATTTTCCCCCGCTTTTAACTCGTTATTTTCTCGCTATATGTCGCCGGAACTCTCTGAGCAGTTGAGCTTTATTCTCTCCTTCTCGCTGGTCACCGGTATGTTTATCCTCTTCGCGGACTTAACCCCGAAACGCATCGGTATGATTGCGCCAGAAGCTGTGGCTTTGCGTATCATCAACCCGATGCGCTTCTGTCTGTTTGTTTTCACACCGCTGGTGTGGTTCTTCAACGGGTTGGCGAACGTGATCTTTCGCATCTTCAAATTGCCGATGGTGCGCAAGGATGACATCACGTCTGATGATATTTATGCGGTGGTGGAAGCTGGGGCGCTCGCAGGCGTATTGCGTAAACAGGAACATGAGCTGATTGAGAACGTGTTCGAGCTGGAATCGCGCACCGTGCCGTCATCGATGACGTCGCGTGAAAACGTGATCTGGTTCGATCTGCATGAAGACGAGCAGAGCCTGAAAAACAAAGTGGCGGAACATCCGCACTCCAAGTTCCTTGTCTGTAACGAAGATATTGACCACATCATTGGTTACGTTGACTCGAAAGATTTACTGAATCGTGTTCTGGCGAATCAGAGTATGGCGCTGAACAGCGGCGTGCAGATCCGCAACACCCTGATTGTTCCGGATACGCTAACTCTTTCTGAAGCGCTGGAAAGCTTCAAAACCGCCGGTGAAGACTTTGCGGTGATCATGAACGAATACGCGCTGGTCGTGGGGATCATCACGTTGAATGATGTGATGACCACGCTAATGGGCGATCTGGTCGGTCAGGGTCTGGAAGAGCAGATTGTGGCGCGCGACGAGAACTCCTGGCTGATTGACGGCGGTACGCCGATCGATGACGTGATGCGCGTGCTGGATATCGACGAGTTCCCGCAATCAGGTAACTACGAAACGATTGGCGGCTTTATGATGTTCATGCTGCGTAAAATCCCGAAACGGACCGATTCCGTGAAGTTCTCGGGCTACAAATTCGAAGTGGTGGATATCGATAACTACCGTATCGATCAGTTGCTGGTGACCCGCCTGGACAGTAAACCAAGCGTACTGGTGCCGAAACTGCCGGACGTTCAGGGAGACGTTAAAGCGTAG